From Camelina sativa cultivar DH55 chromosome 20, Cs, whole genome shotgun sequence, the proteins below share one genomic window:
- the LOC104770427 gene encoding protein bem46 — MVTYVSALFYGVGGIVVAGVALLVAFQEKLVYVPVLPGLSKAYPITPARLNLNYEDVWLQSSDGVRLHAWFIKMFPECRGPTILFFQENAGNIAHRLEMVRIMIQKLKCNVFMLSYRGYGASDGYPSQHGLTKDAQAALDHLSQRTDIDTSRIVVFGRSLGGAVGALLTKNNPDKVSALILENTFTSILDMAGVLLPFLKWFIGGSGTKSLKLLNFVVRSPWKTIDAIGEVKQPVLFLSGLQDEMVPPFHMKLLYAKAAARNPQCTFVEFPNGMHMDTWLSGGDLYWKTNVQFLEKHAAEKGRTIGER, encoded by the exons ATGGTGACGTACGTGAGCGCGTTGTTCTACGGAGTAGGAGGGATAGTCGTCGCCGGAGTGGCGCTGCTCGTAGCTTTCCAGGAGAAGCTTGTCTACGTACCGGTTCTTCCTGGTTTGAGCAAGGCTTATCCGATCACTCCCGCTAGGCTTAATCTTAATTACGAGGACGTTTGGCTTCAATCATCCGATGGCGTACGCCTTCACGCTTGGTTCATCAAGATGTTCCCCGAATGTCGag GTCCGACCATTCTATTTTTCCAAGAAAATGCCGGAA ACATCGCTCATCGTTTGGAGATGGTTCGCATCATGATACAGAAATTGAAGTGCAATGTATTCATGCTTTCATATCGCGG CTATGGGGCAAGTGATGGTTATCCTTCACAACATGGACTCACAAAAGATGCTCAG GCTGCGTTGGATCACCTTTCTCAAAGGACTGACATTGATACATCTAGAATAGTTGTATTTGGAAGGTCGCTTGGGGGAGCTGTTGGAGCTTTGCTTACCAAGAACAATCCAGATAAG GTATCTGCATTGATTCTGGAAAACACTTTCACTTCCATTCTTGATATGGCTGGCGTTTTGCTGCCCTTCTTAAAGTGGTTTATTGGAGGAAGTGGTACGAAAAGCCTGAAGCTTCTTAATTTTGTTGTGCGCTCCCCCTGGAAAACAATTGATGCTATTGGTGAG GTCAAACAGCCGGTGCTTTTCCTCTCTGGACTGCAAGATGAGATGGTCCCTCCATTTCACATGAAATTGCTGTATGCGAAAGCAGCTGCCCGTAATCCTCAGTGCACCTTTGTGGAGTTTCCAAATGGGATGCATATGGATACATGGCTGTCTGGTGGTGACCTTTACTGGAAAACAAACGTGCAGTTTCTTGAAAAGCATGCGGCTGAGAAAGGAAGGACTATAGGG GAAAGGTAA
- the LOC104770426 gene encoding PHD finger protein ALFIN-LIKE 5, producing the protein MEGGGAAHYNPRTVEEVFRDFKGRRAGIIQALTTDVEDFFQQCDPEKENLCLYGFPNEVWEVNLPAEEVPPELPEPALGINFARDGMQEKDWLSLVAVHSDAWLLSVSFYFGSRFGFDKADRKRLFNMMNEVPTVFEVVTGYAKKQTREKPSSENLNGNKSKSNSKVRGLDGKSLKTIQAKEEEQGLDEDEEQEEEGEEDEEDEDEDEHGETLCGACGDNYASDEFWIGCDKCERWFHGQCVKITPARAEHIKRYKCPSCSNKRARP; encoded by the exons AtggaaggaggaggagctgCGCACTACAACCCTCGAACTGTCGAAGAAGTCTTCCGAGATTTCAAGGGCCGTCGAGCTGGCATCATCCAAGCTCTCACCACtg ATGTGGAAGATTTTTTCCAGCAATGTGATCCTG AGAAGGAGAATCTTTGCTTGTATGGATTCCCTAATGAAGTTTGGGAAGTTAACTTACCAGCTGAAGAAGTTCCACCTGAGCTCCCCGAACCTGCACTCGGCATTAACTTTGCCAGAGATGGAATGCAGGAAAAAGACTGGCTTTCTCTCGTTGCTGTCCACAGTGATGCGTGGTTGCTTTCTGTCTCCTTTTACTTTGGTTCAAGATTTGGTTTCGATAAAGCTGACAg GAAGCGATTGTTCAACATGATGAATGAAGTTCCTACTGTATTTGAAGTTGTAACTGGATATGCGAAAAAACAAACAAGGGAAAAGCCCTCTTCAGAAAATCTAAATGGCAACAAATCcaagtcaaattcaaaagtG AGAGGTTTAGATGGCAAAAGTTTAAAGACGATACAGGCCAAGGAAGAGGAACAAGGattagatgaagatgaagagcaagaggaagagggagaggaagatgaagaggatgaggatgaagatgaacacGGTGAAACCCTGTGTGGAGCTTGTGGAGATAACTATGCTTCTGATGAATTTTGGATTGGCTGTGACAAGTGCGAGAGATGGTTCCACGGGCAGTGTGTGAAGATCACTCCTGCTAGAGCTGAGCATATCAAGCGTTACAAGTGCCCTTCTTGCAGCAACAAAAGAGCACGACCCTAA
- the LOC104770428 gene encoding protein Brevis radix-like 4, which translates to MLTCIARSKRAGDESSGQTDDPDSKHAKSLTSQLKDMALKASGAYRHCTPCTAAQGQGQVQGPIRNSPVSVKSDFESEQRFKMLYGRSNSSINTTSAAAAAAAQQQQQPRVWGKEMEARLKGISSGEATPKSASGRNRVDPIVFVEEKEPKEWVAQVEPGVLITFVSLPGGGNDLKRIRFSRDMFNKLQAQRWWADNYDKVMELYNVQKLSRQAFPLPTPPRSEDENAKVEFHPEDTPATPPLNKERLPRNIHRPAGLAAYSSSDSLDHNSMQSQQFYDSGMLNSTPKVSSISGAKTETSSMDASIRSSSSRDADRSEEMSVSNASDADNEWVEQDEPGVYITIKVLPGGKRELRRVRFSRERFGEMHARLWWEENRARIHEQYL; encoded by the exons ATGCTGACGTGTATAGCTCGTTCAAAGCGAGCCGGCGATGAATCTTCGGGTCAAACCGACGATCCGGATTCCAAACACGCCAAATCTTTAACTTCTCAG CTCAAAGACATGGCTCTGAAAGCTTCGGGAGCGTACCGGCATTGTACGCCGTGTACGGCGGCGCAGGGTCAGGGACAAGTGCAAGGACCAATCAGGAACAGTCCTGTGTCGGTAAAGTCGGATTTCGAATCGGAGCAACGGTTCAAAATGCTTTACGGAAGATCAAACAGCTCGATCAACACAACGTCGgctgcggcggcggcggcggcgcagcaacaacaacagcctAGGGTATGGGGAAAAGAGATGGAAGCGAGGCTAAAAGGTATATCGAGCGGAGAAGCGACACCGAAATCGGCGAGTGGGAGGAACCGGGTCGACCCGATAGTGTTCGTGGAAGAGAAAGAGCCAAAAGAATGGGTTGCTCAGGTAGAGCCAGGTGTTCTCATTACCTTCGTTTCTCTTCCCGGCGGTGGTAATGATCTCAAACGGATACGTTTCAG CCGAGACATGTTCAACAAGTTACAAGCTCAACGATGGTGGGCAGATAACTATGACAAAGTAATGGAACTTTACAATGTTCAAAAACTAAGCCGCCAAGCTTTCCCGCTTCCCACGCCACCTAGATCCGAAGACGAG aatgCAAAAGTGGAGTTCCATCCAGAGGACACTCCCGCAACACCACCTCTAAACAAAGAACGGTTGCCTCGTAACATCCATCGTCCAGCTGGATTGGCGGCTTACTCATCCTCGGATTCACTGGACCATAACTCAATGCAGAGCCAACAGTTTTATGACTCTGGTATGCTCAACTCAACTCCTAAAGTTTCAAGCATCAGTGGAGCCAAGACAGAAACTTCTTCCATGGATGCTTCCATAAGAAGCAGCTCCTCGAGAGATGCAGACCGGTCAGAGGAAATGTCGGTAAGCAATGCGAGTGATGCTGACAACGAATGGGTGGAGCAAGATGAGCCTGGCGTTTATATCACCATTAAAGTATTACCTGGTGGGAAAAGAGAGCTTAGAAGAGTCAGATTCAG CCGAGAGAGATTTGGGGAGATGCACGCGAGACTGTGGTGGGAAGAGAACAGAGCAAGGATACATGAACAATACTTGTGA
- the LOC104770425 gene encoding glutaredoxin-C4 has product MTMLRSISMLMLFVTLVISISMVSSSASSPEAEFVQKTISSHKIVIFSKSYCPYCRKAKSVFRELDQVPYVVELDEREDGGSIQSALGEIVGRRTVPQVFINGKHIGGSDDTVDAYESGELAKLLGVSGNKNAEL; this is encoded by the exons ATGACAATGCTTAGATCTATCTCGATGCTAATGTTGTTCGTCACACTTGTTATATCCATTTCCATGGTGTCCTCTTCTGCTTCATCCCCTGAAGCCGAGTTTGTTCAGAAGACCATCTCTTCCCACAAGATCGTCATTTTCTCCAAATCCTACTGCCC CTATTGCAGGAAAGCTAAATCTGTGTTCAGAGAGCTAGATCAAGTTCCTTATGTTGTCGAGCTTGATGAAAGAG AAGATGGTGGGAGCATCCAAAGTGCACTTGGAGAGATTGTTGGAAGGCGAACAGTACCGCAGGTCTTCATAAACGGAAAACACATCGGAGGATCAGACG ATACTGTAGATGCGTATGAGAGCGGGGAACTGGCCAAGCTTCTTGGTGTTTCCGGAAACAAAAATGCTGAACTCTAG